The Paroedura picta isolate Pp20150507F chromosome 2, Ppicta_v3.0, whole genome shotgun sequence sequence GCAACCAGTGCCCCCAACCCTCCCGGGCGCTGGCAAGCTTTCCCAATTGGGCTCAGACCGGAATCGTTCCAGATGGCAAGTTGgcgggaagaagagttggtttttatatgccacttttctctacctgaaggagtctcaaagccacttacagtcgccttccctttcctctccccacaacagacaccctgtgatgtgggtgaggctgagagagccctgatatcactgctcagtcagaacagctttatcagtgccatggcgagcccaaggtcccccagctggctgcatgtgggggaggagcaggaaatcaaaccagaaagccgctgctcctaaccactacacaccaagctggctctggggaACGATCCTGGTCCAAGAGGCCAGCTTTCTTTGCCGCTGCTGTCACTGTGGCGCCAGCAGATGAGCCCGCCGCGGGAGAGCAGATTTGGGACAGCCCGCCAAGGGCCCAGCGAGCCGTGAAAGAGGCTTTTGTTGTAGACGCGTGCCGCTCGTGTGCCGCTCAGCCGACTGCAAccctgcaaagggggggggggaagcgtgtttgtgtgtgtgtgtttgggaggagATGGGGGTCCGAAGgggtgagggagagaggaagccAGGCGCATCTGTGCAAAACAAgccgggggaggggaagggagatcccaggtaatgggggtgggggacccaAGCAGGCTGGGGATTGCAAGACTAATAAAGACAGAtggagccaaggaggaggagagttggagcgggtggaggggaaaggggaagaggctGTGGGAGGAAAGCTGAGCCCTGTCCACCAGTAAGCCCCATCGCAGGCAGGCTTCGGAGATCAGCAAagccttgcccccctcccccttaggtCTGGCTCCTTTGCAGAAGCGGCTCCCCCAAAGGCTCCTTGCCTGGAGCCATCTAGCTGGCCGGGGTCTCAGTCTTCTTCCCCCGACGCCTTGCAGGCGAGCCAGCAAAAGCTAGGAAGAGAAACCCGCCTTAGGTCAATTGCTCCCTTCGGGACTtgtggtggtctctggccccagggaGCCGGGCAGACTCGCAGATTAGCTGCCGGTGTgggctgggaagggaagaaggaaagtcgggcagggaggaagggagcctCCCGGTTCCCCTCCTTGGCTCCCAAACTGGCCTCGCTCTGCGGATTTGACACCAGAGCAGCCAACCTGCCCCTCTccagaggcctgggggggtatgTAAAAGAGACTGCAGAAGTTTGGGTCACCTGTTTAtaatctctcctcctccccatggcTCGATCCATTCATAGCCTCCCTTCTGCGGTGGCTCAGCTGGAAAGTCTTCCCCTAAAAAGCACAGCTTTGCTCAAAACATGCACTGGTTGGAATACAGATGGAAATGCATCTCAGAACCATTCTGCAAGTGGCTCGAGGACAAAGATGCCGCTTTGGCAAGGTGTGAGATAGCCTGTTAGTCATAGGTTTGGGGGCTACCCTGTGTAGAaccatccttccttcctcactaCTTCTAAGCTCCAACACTTTCGACCTCCAGTGGTCCTCATGGGTCCTCCACGGTCTCACAGGCTAAAACGAGcccttgtctgaggaagtgtgcctgcacactaaagctcacgccttgaataaaactctgtggtcttacaggtgccaacGGACTCAAATTTTGAGAGTCTAAAATAAGAGATGGTCTCTCACTGAAGGCCAGCTGATATCAGGTGTCCTGGGTTAAGCTTTGGCCCTAGACTCCCGAAGAACGGGAACTGGACTCATAATTATTCAAGTCTACTCACAGACCTGGGCTCCTTTTACTCCCAAGACCACAGAGGCAGCTAAGGGGAAGCTCCAGGGCTTTGAGACCAACCGgaagataaacaaacaaatctttatttttctgtcccacccttcctggaaggctcagggcaggtaccATCAGTGCATAAACTACAATAAGCTTTAAAATCACATTTGACATTAAAAACCGTTCAGAATCTAACCCATCGGCCAACTCATTAGTGATTAAATATTAAGGAGGGCATCCTTAGGGAAGAAGGTAAAGGCCTGTAGCAGCCATTCACTACGTCATATGAGCACAAATTTTGGGGAGTGTTCTCTTTGGTTCATCTCTTTGGTGAATTTTGGCCCTTGGGGTTAACAGAAATTACCGGGTTGTTCCTACCACAGTCTGATCCCAGGAAGGATTTCTCAGCTGTCAAAAGGTGACATGAGgcacgctcccccccccaaccttccgaGGAATCTGTAGCACCTACAAACCCAGAGACCTTTATCTAGGGTAGTGCACTTGGGAGCGGAAAGActgggagtggaaagcccccccccccaggatatcTCCTAGTTTGAACTGGCGATGCTGGGAAAATAGCACAAAGGAGATCAGCCTTGGCCACTGACACGCACGAATCCAGATATTTATAGCTCGTGTATTAGAGTTCGCTGATCCCTTTGGGGGggagacaaaacaaacaaaaataactcCACTTCTTGATGTGATGATTCCGCAGCGGCCCTGAGTGAGAGAAATACTTCAAAGCTATgtgacttgaggggagggggttctggcTCATCTGGTGACTGAAAGGTGATGCTcgctttgcctcccccccccccaaagtccacaAGTAGGATTCACAGGGGAATGCTCCAGCAGGAATCTCATCTTCCGCTCACGTTGCCCGCATTAATGAGGGCTCTTCTGGTTCTCACTTAAAGCTGGTGGCGTGAGAGGGGCCAACCCCCGAAAGACTCTTCATTTGCTGTCAGGCTACTGTGACTCGGCAGGAGCTTACTCCTGTGCAAATGGACCGAGGACGGTGGCCTTGTTCTGATGGgagcagggatttaaaaaaaaatcttgacctGATCTTTCCCACCTGTTTGAAAAGGGCGAGGCAACTGGATTTCCTAAGGTTCGTTTCTCCATTGACTTTTCCCAGCGCAGGGGTGCGAGTCAACAGGAGGGGACTCCGCCTTGGAAATGGGGggagacatgcacacacaaacacacacatgttttCCTCTCATCTTTCTTGTGTAAAGGAACCCCTCCGTGGGCTGGCCCGTAACTTCAGAGCCCTGTTTCAGGAATGAGCTGCAGTTCTCTTGCCGACTCCCCAACTGTGCCTGGACAGAAGGCGACCGAGGAAGCTGTTCCCTctgtatgtttgggggggggggggaggtcgtgTAAATAACAGTACCCCGGGAATCAAATTGCCTTGAAAAAGCGGTCGAACCTTATCAGCCATTCAacctctgggagaaaacaaaacaagaaattattagggctttaaaaacaaaaacgacTTGCGGTGGTGGGGCCCAAGCCCCCACATCTCCGGCCTCCAAAGTTTCAGTGTAGGGTTGATGCTACATGGCTGTTCTCTACAACTGGACTGTAACAAAATTGAAACCCGCTCGTTTCTCTCCAGCAAGCCCCTTGCTGAGAAGCAACATTGCGTTGTTTTGGCCCTGGTTTTCATTTTGGCAGCCCGCactccagaggggggggggcttctgccgatcgctcccccaccccactccacccccggCTCTCGCCATGCAAGTCGCCTTCAGTCGGTGTTGTTTTTATTGCTACTGGACTGGCTTgtaagggggggggcatttaataCTGATCTGATTCACTACCTGGAGCTGAAAGAGGAGGCGCTTTCtgccaagaaaggggggggggaggcgcgttCTGGCTTGGTTTCCCTTTGCTGGGGTGGAAGCAGCAAGAAGGAGCTCCAGGTCAGGGTTCAGCAAGGAGTCAAGTGGCTGCTTgtttcaaccccccctccccagaatagTTCCCACCAGAGAGATCAGCGAAAGGACCTTGAGAGTTCCCGGGAGTGGAAGGAAACTTGGAGATGGGAGCGCATCGTGGGTTGAAATcattaagaaaaaaaagaggaattgtgaatgcccccccccccccccgtccgcatCTTGTCCTCTCCCCTGGAGATGCGGCTGGACAAATTACCCCCTCCAGCCTTTGGAGAAAAGCCGCAAAAGCTCCCGGACAGGAGCTCTCAAGAGCGGCTGCCAACTCTCCGGCAAAAGCAGGCGGCGATCTGGCCCAAGCAAGGCGGGTggatctctcctctgcagccaaaggaagcCAGGCAGGCATGGAAAGCTCCCTTCCCCGCCCCCTGCTGCCGTCCGTCCCTGGCAGCCCCCAGCCACGCGTCCGGTGAAAGGGTTAATCTCTTCTGCGGGTACAAACAGGTCCGCAGAGTCCCTAGCTGGCGACAGATGGCCACTTTCTTTGGGCCACAAAGGGATGGGCTGGAGAGCGGGGCTGCATACAAATGGGCCGCTCACGTGacctctccccctccacccccagccagGCGCTTGACGTGGGGGGACCATATGGCGTGTGCCGGGGGAAGCTGacgcaggagggagggggtgcaaaggGGCGGAGCTTCCTAGCCAGCCGCCCCCCGCCCCTACCCCAGCAGCACCAGCGTGCCTATATAATGGCAGCCGCTTTGCCCGCAGCCTCCAAGAAACATGCGGCGATAAAGCGGAGGAGAACCCACCTGCCCTGCGCCCAGGCCACACTTCCCAGGAGCAACAGGGGGATGAGACTAGCCCTGTCGAGGAGTCTCTGAGGAAGGCCAGGTACGGTGGGCCCTGCTGGCTGGACGGGCAGTGGTCTGGCTTCGGCCCCCATTCCAGGGAGGCAAACCCTGGGGTGGAGGGGCAGGGGCTGACAGAGGACTGAAAGCTCCTTTTCAATGGGACTGACCAGGCATCCTACCTCCTTGGCTTGCCAGGAAGTGCTGGGGAACTCACTTCTGCACGGCGCACCTGGGTATGCCCTGGGAGGTGCGTTCTGGAGTGCGGGTGGGAGCCTTGATTAGCTGTGCCAGGAAAGCTGGCAACGCTGGATTGGCAGAAGATGAACGAAGCCCAGGGGCACTCTCTGCAAACCCTGAACGGGTCTGGGGGATAGTTGGTGAGGGGTCCCTGTGTACAGGAGCgtgcgtgcacacacatacacacacacagcagcgGAATGGATTCAGCGTTGCTGCCACTCGAATCAATGCTGGGAACTGGATTGGATTCGGGTTTGCTGATGGCCACCGCGGATGGCTCCCTGATCACGGAGGGAGGTTGCAAAGTTGCTGGACCCGGGAAGGGGGTCCGGAGCCAACTGTTGCATTActttgagggaggggggtctTTGCTAGCATTGCACGCCCCCTAgccagcccatggcctttccatgcCCCCTTCCTTAGGAAGCATCTCTCCTCGTTCCAAGAGGCAGCGCCCGGGGTTCATTTGCGAGGCGGTGGCTTGCTGCACCTGAGGCCCGGCTGGTCtccgcagcagagatttgcctggcTTGAACTGGCCGGGAAGAGGGGGGCGGCTCATGCCTGAGCCATTATTGTGGACGGGAGGAGGGAATGAAAGGGAGATCCAAGAAAGGCGCCCGGCTTGTCCAACCGCGAAAAGGGCTGGCAATTGGTCCTGCTGATTTTTAAATGCCGGTCAAATTCATGTCTGTCTCGAATCTCCTTTGGGTCGCTGCCAGTAATATAAAGGCGTTAGCTGACGcgaaggggaagaagagttggtttcataccctacttttcactattcaaaggagcctccaagcagcttccgattgccttgccttcctctctccacagcaagaCAACCGctgaggctggtggggctgagagagctctgatggaactgatTTGTGAGGACAGCtcttaacaagactgtgactagctcaaggttgtgcagttggctgcatgtggaagaggagtggggaatctagcacagccttccagattagaggctgccagctgttaaccactagaccaagctgggtCTCTATTTGAGAGGGTGGATCTGTATAGTAGGGGGAAAGTGCAGAGAAAACTAGaaatctgttgcctggaaatgtggaagggggagcctcagcctaAACTCCTGAGTGCAatgagccattttttaaaaagacacaccACATGCAAATGCGGCACAGATATTAAATGATTGTTTGGGACAGAAAGCACCCATCAAAGTGCCTGTTAAAGTAAGTTGGAAGGAAAGTTTGGCGGTAGGTAGGCTCTTTGGCTGGATGATGGTTTGGGGGGGCTGAACGTGTTTCTCTTGTGGTTTCGTCCGCCCGCAGGATTTGCAGAATGACCAAATCATACAGCGAGAGTGGATTGATGGGGGAAGCCCAGCCTCAGGGTCCCCCTAGTTGGACGGATGAATGCCTCAGTTCCCAGGACGAGGCGGACAAGAAAGAGGAGGATCTGGAAGCCATGCACACCGAGGAGGATTCCCTGAGAaacggcgaggaggaggaggaggaggaagaggacgacttggaggaagacgaggaggaggaggaggaggaagaagaagaggaagacgagGATGACCAAAAGCCCAAGCGGCGCggtcccaagaagaagaagatgaccaAGGCGCGCCTGGAGCGGTTCAAGCTGCGACGCATGAAGGCCAACGCCCGGGAGCGGAACCGCATGCACGGCCTCAACGCCGCCCTGGACAACCTGCGCAAAGTGGTGCCCTGCTACTCCAAGACGCAGAAGCTGTCCAAGATCGAGACGCTGCGCCTGGCCAAGAACTACATCTGGGCACTCTCGGAGATCCTGCGCTCGGGCAAGAGCCCAGACCTCGTCTCCTTTGTGCAGACCCTCTGCAAGGGCTTGTCGCAGCCCACCACCAACCTGGTGGCCGGCTGCCTGCAGCTCAACCCACGGACTTTCCTTCCCGAGCAGAGCCCCGACGGGCCGCCCCACCTGCCGCCGGCCGGCACTGCCTTCCCGGCCCACCCGTACACCGCCTACCAGTCGCCGGGGCTGCCGAGTCCGCCGTACGGGACCACGGACAGCTCCCACCTCTTCCACCTCAAGGCGCCGCACTCGTTCGGGGCGGCGCTGGAGCCCTTCTTTGAGAGTGCGCTTTCCGAGTGCGCCAGCCCGTCCTTCGACGGGCCCCTCAGCCCGCCACTCAGCATCAACGGGAACTTCTCCTTCAAACACGAACCTGCTGCCAACGACTTCGAGAAAAGCTATGCCTTCACCATGCACTACCCAGCCGCCGCTGGCCTGGCTGCCGCCTCGGGCCATGGCTCCATCTTCTCGTGCTCCGCCTCGCGCTGCGAGATCCCTGTGGACACCCTCATGCCCTACGAGAGCCATGCCCACCACGAGCGAGTCATGAGTGCCCAGCTCAACGCCATATTTCACGATTGAGCCCTTCAAGGCGCCTCGGcagcagggggcatagggtggaGGGTGCAAGCCTCTCCAGCGGGTTTTGCTGGCAaaggggcaaccccccccccaatttcccggCGATGTGGCTGCCAAGTGCAGAGAGCGAAAGAGTGAGAGCGAGAGCAAGGGACCTCCAAGCGCCAGAGTATTATCTTTACTGCCTtcaggagctggggggggatgTTCCgcttccctgcttcccttctgtcatccccccccccccagacctcctCTCCCAATCGAACCCTCCACCGGCCATAAGGTTGTAGAGGGATTCACTCCTCTCTCCATTAATTTGATAGGGAGGACAAAAAATCACAAGCAATAATTAGGATCTATGCAATTGtgtggttgttgggttttttttcttttgggggaaaCTAGTCACTGGCccgttataaacaaacaaacaaacaaaaaagaggaaaggaaaaagaaaatagaaaaagtATATATCAGATCTCTATTTTTCAATCCGCATTTTTCCTACTTGTTACCTTTTTCCCACATGACGAATTATTTTGTTGTGATTTTTGTACAGAATTTTTAATAACTTTttgataaaactattttaaaaccaTGCAGCTTCATCGTTTTTATACGGACTGGGGAAGGAATAAGAAAAGTAGAATTATATCTAATTTatacaaataatttaaataatttaaaccaGCAAGGAAGTGcttagaagagagagagaaaaagttgtGTTGCCTTAgcacctctccccctgccccccagttcCTTTCCAAATCCTTTTACACACAAAGGAATAGCACAGAGCCAGCAATGTCTTTCTCCTCAAACTTTTCAATTCCCTTCAAGAAGAGCCAAGAttgctgctttttttaaaaaagaaaaggatgaaAGAAGGAAAAAGATTTATTTTCTCTTAAAGCATATCATTTCAACACATTCCATGCACAGCCTTGTATATACATCCATATGTATATGTTTATGCCAACCCTATTATTTCAAATCAAAAGCTGCTTGACTATCACATTCAATTTGCACTCTTTGTTAAATAACCTTTGGACTCTTCTCCCCTCTTCGCCCTCTGCATCCTGTGATTTTTGAAAGAGAAATGGGAAGATCTTGTGTTTCCAAGCTATATTAAAATgcatgatttttaattttttttttaaaccctcctaAGTAGTCGCACAAATCAGTGCGTTTGTCATATCTTCCTCCAGGAGTCGAAAACTAATCAGGTTTAATAATGGTTGGGTTATATAATATACCGATTGTAGTCagtagtataaaaatcaatgaaaACCATTTGACTTCGTAAATAGAATATTAGTGATGCATGTA is a genomic window containing:
- the NEUROD1 gene encoding neurogenic differentiation factor 1, with product MTKSYSESGLMGEAQPQGPPSWTDECLSSQDEADKKEEDLEAMHTEEDSLRNGEEEEEEEEDDLEEDEEEEEEEEEEEDEDDQKPKRRGPKKKKMTKARLERFKLRRMKANARERNRMHGLNAALDNLRKVVPCYSKTQKLSKIETLRLAKNYIWALSEILRSGKSPDLVSFVQTLCKGLSQPTTNLVAGCLQLNPRTFLPEQSPDGPPHLPPAGTAFPAHPYTAYQSPGLPSPPYGTTDSSHLFHLKAPHSFGAALEPFFESALSECASPSFDGPLSPPLSINGNFSFKHEPAANDFEKSYAFTMHYPAAAGLAAASGHGSIFSCSASRCEIPVDTLMPYESHAHHERVMSAQLNAIFHD